The genomic segment TCCGCCAAGGACGGCGAGGCCCGCGCGGCCTGCGCCCTCGGGTTCCTCCTGCGGGACGCGGGCGACGAGGAGAGCGCCGCCGTGTGGTGGCTCAAGGCCGCCCAGGACGGCGACGGCAACGCCGCCAACGCGCTGGGCGCCCTGCACGCCGAGCGCGGCGAGACGCAGACCGCCGAGCGCTGGTACCGCGCCGCCATGGACGCGGGCGACGTGAACGGCGCGTACAACCTCGGGCTGCTCTGCGCCGAGCAGGGCCGCACCGCGCACGCCGACCAGTGGTACCGCCGCGCCGCGTACGCGGGACACCGCGAGGCGGCCAACGCGCTCGCCGTGCTGCTGCTCCAGGGCGGCGACGCGGCAGGCGCCGAGCCGTGGTTCTCCAAGGCCGCGGAGGCGGGCAGTGTCGACGCCGCCTTCAACCTGGGGATCCTCCACGCGAGCCGTGGCGACGAGGCCGCGGCCCTGCGGTGGTACGAGCGTGCGGCGGCCGCCGGGCACACCGACGCCGCCCTCCAGGTCGGCACCGCGCGGCTGCGCGAGGGCGACGAACAGGAGGCCGAGCGGCATCTGCGGTGCGCGGCGGGCGGCGGCAGCGCCGAAGCGGCGTACCGCCTCGGGACGCTGCTCGACGCACGGCGCCCCCCTGCCGAGGCGCCGGTCCTCGGCGAGCCCGCGGCGGCGAAGACCGAGTGCGAGGAGTGGTACGAGCGGGCGGCCGAGATGGGCCACCGCCGCGCCCAGGTCCGGGTCGGCATGCTCGCGTCGGCCCGCGGCGACGTCGTCGAGGCCGCGCGGTGGTACCGCAAGGCCGCCGAGGCAGGCAGCAGCAACGGCGCGTTCAACCTCGGGTTGCTCCTCGCCCGCGAGGGCAGCGAGCCGGAGGCCGCGCTGTGGTGGACCAGGGCCGCCGACGCGGGGCACGGGCGGGCGGCGCTCCGCCTCGCCCTGCTCTACGCCCGGCGCGGGCAGCTGGCGCAGGGACAGCGGTGGGCCTCGCGCGCGGTCGATCTCGGTCCCGCCGAGGTCGCCGAGCGAGCGGGACGCCTGCGCGAGGCGCTGCGACAGGAGCTCACCGCGTAGGCCGCGGCGCCCGTGGGGTCCCGGCGCCCATAGGTCCCGGCGCCCGTGGGGAACGGATTTGCGCTGGTCGTAGCCCTGACGTAGAGTTGCATTCAACGGCGCGGGGTGGAGCAGCTCGGTAGCTCGCTGGGCTCATAACCCAGAGGTCGCAGGTTCAAATCCTGTCCCCGCTACTGAAGATCGAGGGCCGGAAATCCATTGGGTTTCCGGCCCTCGATTCATTTATGGCCCACCGCCTCCTCGTACAGCTCGCGGTCCACCGCCTTCCTCTCCGGCACCTTGTCGCCCTTCGAGACGCCCGCCGCGCGGTACGCGTCCTGCAGACGGTCCGTCGTCCCCGCGCGGATCTCCCAGTCCATGCGGAGCGACGGCGTGGCGAGCAGGACCTCCTTGTCCGTGCTGAGCAGCTTGGCGAGCTCCGTGGCGAAGGCCTTGTCGGCCTTGTAGTCGCCCGCGAAGTACGTGTTCACCGTCCGGATGTACGCGCGCAGCAGCGCCACCCCCGCGTCCGGGTCCTTCTTCAGGAGGTTGGGTCCGAAGAGGAGGCCGCCGAGCGGTTCGGCCTGCGGCTGGCCGCCCAGGAACGCGAACCGTTCGTCGCCGTCGACCTTGCGCCATACGGGGTCGAGGAGCCAGGCGGCGTCGGTGCCGCCGTTCTGGAGCGCGGTGAGGACGTCCGCCGAGCCGAGCTGCTGGAACTTGATCTCGTCGAGCCCGCCGCCGTGCTTGTCGAGCGCCTTGCCCATGGGATACGCGATGACGGACCCCTTGCCGATCATCGTGCCGAGGGTGCGGCCCGCCATGGGGACGTGATCCGCGGTCTCGTCCTCCTTCAGGCGTACCCAGAGGCCGCTCTTGGAGCGGGGGTCGGGGGAGAAGTTGCCGGCCGTCCACTTGATGTCGAACCCGCTGGTGATGCCGTTCATGACGGCCGCTTCCGGGGCGGCCCACTG from the Streptomyces venezuelae genome contains:
- a CDS encoding ABC transporter substrate-binding protein — translated: MRTRTCTSAPTRTTALALLVAGSLLAAAACAKEDDAPPPAGPAKPRAVGPVAGCGKGSWTDPADLAPDRRPARCASGAPAPKPLPKKRDITIATGTLSAEYVAPLQMAVEKGEFKKEGLNVALKVLPTPDALPLLAKGDIDAQWAAPEAAVMNGITSGFDIKWTAGNFSPDPRSKSGLWVRLKEDETADHVPMAGRTLGTMIGKGSVIAYPMGKALDKHGGGLDEIKFQQLGSADVLTALQNGGTDAAWLLDPVWRKVDGDERFAFLGGQPQAEPLGGLLFGPNLLKKDPDAGVALLRAYIRTVNTYFAGDYKADKAFATELAKLLSTDKEVLLATPSLRMDWEIRAGTTDRLQDAYRAAGVSKGDKVPERKAVDRELYEEAVGHK
- a CDS encoding SEL1-like repeat protein, whose protein sequence is MDVMGDKATLLETGRFVQPADREDPGAAAEEMRHRLAAEAGDVDAMSVLGSLLLRRGDLDGAESLLRAATAEGDRAAANNLGVLLHQRGYADEAAGWWRVAAVAGSAAAAHALGRHHRERGDEPAAEYWLRQSAEQGHTLGAYALADLLEHRGDVGAERWLRAAAERGHREAAYRLARALDRRAAKERPERSERLDRAERPTAAPRRRTDRADRGDRAARADDAAVRTPADEAEQWYRQAAARGHRRAALHLGAILERRGELKEAGRWYLNSAKDGEARAACALGFLLRDAGDEESAAVWWLKAAQDGDGNAANALGALHAERGETQTAERWYRAAMDAGDVNGAYNLGLLCAEQGRTAHADQWYRRAAYAGHREAANALAVLLLQGGDAAGAEPWFSKAAEAGSVDAAFNLGILHASRGDEAAALRWYERAAAAGHTDAALQVGTARLREGDEQEAERHLRCAAGGGSAEAAYRLGTLLDARRPPAEAPVLGEPAAAKTECEEWYERAAEMGHRRAQVRVGMLASARGDVVEAARWYRKAAEAGSSNGAFNLGLLLAREGSEPEAALWWTRAADAGHGRAALRLALLYARRGQLAQGQRWASRAVDLGPAEVAERAGRLREALRQELTA